CCTTCCTTGATGTGGTAGCGCATCGAGCCCTTCACCGCGCACGTGACGGGGCGCCAGCGCGTCGTCACCCGGCCGTCCTTCAGCGGGGCGATCTTCTCGAAGGCCTGCTTGCTCAGGTCCAGGTGGCCCGAGGCGCACTCCGGGCAGCTGTCGACGATGCGCACGCGCACGGTGCCCTGGGGGCCTTCCACTTCCGCGCAGGAGCCGCATACCGCGCTGTTGGCGAACTGCGGCGCGTTCATCGCGGCCACGTCCATGTCCTCGGGGCTCGCGTCGTAGCCGCAGTGCCCCGCGCCCGTCGCCTCGTACCAGGTGGCGATGCCCTGCTTGAAGTCGCCCAGCGCGCGCACTTCGCCGTTGGGATCATTGGTGAAGCCTGTGTCGTCCTCGGAGGATGAGCACGCCGTCAGGCCCAGCAGGCAAACCGCGGTGAGGTTCCGGAGAGAGAAGAGTTCAATGCGCATGGGAGGCTCCTTGCACCCGTGGGAGGACTGAAGCGTAGTGTGGCCCTCGCATGCCCGTATGAGGCTTCGCTCATGGCGCAATGGTCCGCCAGGGCTGCAACGGTGTGGGCGGGGCAACGGCGCATCGCGTGGCCGCCAGAGTACTTCTCACAGGACCGCCAGGTGCCCCAGGGCGTGCGGCCCCC
This region of Stigmatella aurantiaca genomic DNA includes:
- a CDS encoding expansin EXLX1 family cellulose-binding protein, whose amino-acid sequence is MRIELFSLRNLTAVCLLGLTACSSSEDDTGFTNDPNGEVRALGDFKQGIATWYEATGAGHCGYDASPEDMDVAAMNAPQFANSAVCGSCAEVEGPQGTVRVRIVDSCPECASGHLDLSKQAFEKIAPLKDGRVTTRWRPVTCAVKGSMRYHIKEGSSKDWTAIQVRNHRYPIAKLELQGATGDWMEMKRENYNYFTSAPRVDLRPLRLRVTASDGQRLEDSVPRIEAKSLFEGTAQFPLK